In the genome of Patescibacteria group bacterium, one region contains:
- a CDS encoding transketolase, which produces MDTKQFTTSDLEAIANEIRQSIIEMLLAAGSGHTAGPLGMADIFTALYFKVLNHKPLVPTWPERDRLILSNGHICPVLYATMAHAGYFPKSELNTLRKFGSRLQGHPHREWLAALETSSGPLGAGLSQAVGMAIADRIDFGRSARKFFYCLLGDGELNEGQNWEAIMLAGKEKLHNLIAIVDRNNIQIDGYTEDIMPLDSLRKKWEAFNWHVLEIDGHNFDEIIGALNQAQAIFEKPSVIIAHTIPGKGVKEFERDYHWHGTPPNKEQADMALKELRTLGGQIKSEHE; this is translated from the coding sequence ATGGATACAAAACAATTCACTACAAGCGACCTTGAGGCAATTGCAAATGAAATTCGTCAGTCAATTATAGAAATGCTCCTTGCGGCTGGATCAGGACATACTGCAGGACCTCTTGGAATGGCAGATATTTTCACTGCACTTTATTTTAAAGTACTAAATCACAAGCCGTTAGTTCCTACATGGCCAGAACGAGATCGTTTGATTCTTTCAAATGGTCATATTTGTCCTGTATTGTATGCCACAATGGCACATGCTGGATATTTCCCAAAGTCTGAATTAAATACTCTCAGAAAATTTGGCTCACGATTGCAAGGTCATCCTCATCGAGAATGGCTTGCTGCGCTTGAAACAAGTTCTGGTCCATTGGGAGCAGGCCTTTCTCAAGCTGTGGGTATGGCAATTGCCGATCGAATTGATTTTGGCCGTTCTGCTCGAAAATTCTTCTATTGTTTATTAGGAGATGGGGAATTAAACGAAGGACAAAACTGGGAGGCTATTATGCTTGCTGGAAAAGAAAAACTTCATAATCTCATTGCTATTGTAGATCGAAATAATATCCAAATAGATGGTTACACTGAAGATATTATGCCCCTTGATTCACTTCGTAAAAAGTGGGAAGCGTTTAACTGGCATGTGTTGGAAATAGATGGGCATAATTTTGATGAAATTATTGGCGCGCTCAATCAGGCTCAGGCTATTTTTGAAAAGCCTTCAGTTATTATCGCGCACACAATTCCAGGAAAGGGTGTCAAAGAATTTGAACGTGATTACCATTGGCATGGTACACCTCCAAATAAGGAACAGGCAGATATGGCGTTGAAAGAATTGCGAACATTAGGAGGGCAAATTAAGAGTGAACATGAGTAA
- a CDS encoding transketolase C-terminal domain-containing protein, translating to MLNPQAKLNPKVFDGDVEQVPIRKGFGEGLLKAGELDPQVVGLCADLTESTQMHLFKEKFPARFVEIGVAEQNLASVASGMAAMGKIPFITSYAMFSPGRNWEQIRTTIAYNNVPVKIAGSHAGISVGPDGGTHQAVEDLALMRVIPRMIVLSPCDFIEARKATLAAAKIKDPVYIRLARDKTPVITTEETVFEIGKAQTVWQPAAGKADVGIIATGALVHKALLAAKELEKEKIGVTVINLATIKPLDEKAIIKLAQDTCAIVTVEEHQIAGGMGSAVSECLAKNKPVPQEFVGVKDEFGQSGTPAELIEHYGMGQKDIIAAVKKVMKRK from the coding sequence ATGCTCAATCCTCAAGCAAAATTAAATCCAAAAGTATTTGATGGTGATGTAGAACAAGTTCCAATCCGAAAAGGATTTGGTGAAGGGTTATTGAAAGCGGGGGAATTGGATCCTCAGGTAGTGGGATTGTGTGCGGATCTTACTGAATCGACTCAGATGCATCTCTTTAAAGAAAAGTTTCCTGCACGATTTGTAGAAATTGGAGTAGCAGAACAAAACCTAGCCTCTGTGGCCTCAGGAATGGCTGCAATGGGCAAGATTCCTTTTATCACCTCATATGCCATGTTTTCTCCAGGACGTAACTGGGAGCAAATTAGAACGACTATTGCTTACAATAATGTGCCCGTAAAAATTGCTGGATCACATGCTGGGATTTCTGTGGGACCTGATGGAGGAACACATCAAGCAGTTGAAGACTTGGCATTAATGCGAGTGATTCCAAGAATGATTGTTCTTTCTCCCTGTGATTTTATTGAAGCTCGAAAGGCAACACTTGCAGCTGCAAAAATTAAAGATCCTGTATATATTCGATTGGCTCGAGATAAGACTCCGGTTATCACTACTGAAGAAACAGTTTTTGAAATAGGTAAAGCACAAACCGTGTGGCAGCCAGCTGCAGGAAAAGCTGATGTGGGAATTATTGCTACAGGTGCCTTGGTACATAAAGCATTACTTGCAGCAAAGGAATTGGAGAAAGAAAAAATTGGTGTCACCGTAATTAATCTTGCAACTATCAAGCCTCTTGATGAGAAAGCTATAATAAAATTAGCGCAAGACACATGTGCAATTGTAACTGTTGAAGAACATCAAATTGCTGGAGGAATGGGATCAGCAGTATCAGAATGTTTAGCAAAAAATAAACCGGTACCACAAGAATTTGTTGGTGTGAAAGATGAATTTGGTCAGTCAGGAACTCCCGCAGAACTTATCGAACATTATGGAATGGGGCAAAAAGATATTATTGCTGCTGTTAAAAAAGTAATGAAGCGTAAATAA
- a CDS encoding carbohydrate kinase family protein, which yields MNMDNTFDFLAIGDIVTDAFIRITQAEIQDSIDHTRKELCITFGDKVPYESVTILKGVGNSANAAVSAARLGLRSVLMADVGGDIQGKECIGELDKNGVSTDYMSIHGDLTTNYHYVLWYGVERTILVKHELYPYKFPNIKDAPRWIYLSSLGENSADYHKQISAYLAAHPETKLAFQPGTFQMKMGVEALKDIYARSDVFFCNVEEAQRILKVTDRDVKNLMKGLMALGPKIVVVTDGIEGAYAYDGTDAWFMPVYPHEPYERTGAGDAFSSTVTSALALGKTLEEALVWGPINSMSVVQKVGAQEGLLTKAQLEDFLSKAPAEYKVSKI from the coding sequence ATGAATATGGACAACACATTCGATTTCCTCGCTATCGGCGATATCGTTACCGACGCTTTTATTAGAATTACGCAGGCAGAAATTCAAGACAGTATAGATCACACACGTAAAGAATTGTGTATTACGTTTGGTGATAAGGTTCCTTATGAATCAGTAACTATTTTAAAAGGTGTGGGAAATAGCGCCAATGCTGCAGTGTCTGCGGCCCGACTTGGATTACGCTCTGTGCTTATGGCTGATGTTGGAGGCGATATTCAAGGAAAGGAATGTATTGGTGAGCTCGATAAAAACGGGGTTTCAACAGATTACATGAGTATTCACGGTGATCTTACTACCAATTATCACTATGTACTTTGGTACGGTGTAGAACGTACGATTCTCGTGAAGCACGAATTATATCCATACAAGTTCCCAAATATTAAAGATGCTCCTCGATGGATTTATCTCAGCTCACTTGGTGAAAACTCTGCAGATTATCACAAACAGATCTCAGCATATCTCGCAGCACATCCAGAAACAAAGCTTGCATTCCAGCCAGGAACATTCCAAATGAAAATGGGAGTTGAAGCACTCAAAGATATCTATGCACGATCTGATGTATTCTTTTGCAACGTAGAAGAAGCACAAAGAATTCTTAAGGTCACAGACCGAGATGTAAAGAATCTCATGAAAGGCTTGATGGCTCTTGGTCCAAAGATAGTTGTAGTTACTGATGGAATCGAAGGAGCATATGCCTATGATGGAACTGATGCCTGGTTTATGCCTGTGTATCCTCATGAGCCATATGAACGAACAGGTGCAGGTGATGCATTCTCTTCAACAGTCACATCAGCTCTTGCCCTTGGAAAGACATTGGAAGAAGCCCTTGTATGGGGACCAATCAATTCTATGTCAGTAGTACAAAAAGTTGGTGCTCAAGAAGGATTACTTACAAAAGCTCAGCTCGAAGACTTTTTATCAAAAGCTCCGGCAGAATACAAAGTTTCAAAAATCTAA
- a CDS encoding class II fructose-bisphosphate aldolase: MKTLREYIQDAEDKKIAIGHFNISNLEGVWAVFNAAKKLNVPVIIGVSEGERDFVGVKQIAAVIKTIRDEHQYPIFLNADHTYSFERVKEVVDAGFDAVIIDNAKATKEENIRITKQCVEYAKSVNPNILVEAELGYIGQSSKMLDAIPEGAATDRSGFTTPEDATEFVKATGVDLLAPAVGNIHGMLKNVPNPHLDIELIKEIRTMAGVPLVLHGGSGTSDADFTAAIQAGISTVHINTELRVAYRKGMEQSLKDNADEIAPYKYMKGPLEAMSKVAEDRLKLFNNIA, translated from the coding sequence ATGAAAACATTACGCGAATATATTCAAGATGCTGAAGATAAGAAGATTGCTATTGGTCATTTTAATATTTCAAACTTAGAAGGAGTCTGGGCAGTATTTAATGCCGCAAAGAAACTTAATGTCCCTGTAATTATTGGAGTGTCAGAAGGCGAGCGAGATTTCGTTGGAGTGAAGCAAATTGCTGCTGTCATTAAGACAATTAGAGATGAGCATCAGTACCCAATTTTCTTAAACGCAGATCATACCTATTCATTTGAGCGAGTAAAAGAAGTAGTTGATGCGGGATTTGATGCTGTAATTATTGATAACGCTAAAGCAACAAAAGAAGAAAATATCAGAATTACAAAGCAATGCGTTGAATATGCAAAGAGTGTAAATCCAAATATTTTAGTTGAAGCAGAGCTTGGATACATTGGGCAGTCATCAAAAATGCTTGATGCAATTCCAGAAGGAGCAGCAACAGATAGAAGTGGATTTACTACACCAGAAGATGCTACGGAATTTGTAAAAGCAACGGGTGTTGATCTATTGGCTCCAGCTGTTGGGAATATTCACGGAATGCTTAAAAATGTACCAAACCCACATTTAGATATTGAATTAATTAAAGAAATTAGAACTATGGCGGGAGTGCCTTTAGTGCTTCATGGGGGATCAGGAACATCAGATGCTGATTTTACGGCTGCAATTCAAGCTGGTATTTCTACTGTTCACATAAATACAGAACTACGAGTGGCATACAGAAAGGGTATGGAACAGAGTCTTAAAGATAATGCTGATGAAATTGCTCCCTATAAATATATGAAAGGCCCACTTGAAGCAATGTCGAAAGTAGCAGAGGATAGATTGAAACTTTTTAACAACATAGCATAA